In one window of Thalassophryne amazonica chromosome 9, fThaAma1.1, whole genome shotgun sequence DNA:
- the alkbh4 gene encoding alpha-ketoglutarate-dependent dioxygenase alkB homolog 4 produces MAAGSGESFTSCVCKGIRRCLICESVKGKRRIETEEHKVVHHFIYDPVTRTAIREDAEPSSFPFPGVFLWENFISEEEEMELISTMDQDLWIQSQSGRRKQDFGPKVNFKKRKVHVGSFHGLPAWSQKLVLRMQAEVPLAGFQPVEQCNLDYNPQLGSAIDPHLDDSWLWGERLVSINLLSDTILSMSLEQGLPEAGLEEGVHVAVHLPRRALVMLCCEARHRWKHAIHRKDIHERRVCSTFRELSAEFLPGGAHAQLGVQLLDIALSFQGSSV; encoded by the exons ATGGCCGCCGGTAGCGGGGAGAGTTTCACTTCCTGCGTTTGTAAAGGTATTCGACGGTGTCTGATATGCGAAAGCGTCAAAGGAAAGCGACGAATAGAGACGGAGGAACACAAG GTGGTTCATCACTTTATCTATGATCCTGTGACAAGGACTGCCATTCGTGAGGATGCAGAGCCTTCCTCGTTTCCCTTCCCTGGTGTCTTTCTGTGGGAGAACTTCATATCAGAAGAGGAAGAGATGGAGCTAATCAGCACAATGGACCAGGATTTGTGGATTCAGTCCCAGTCTGGTCGAAGAAAACAG GACTTTGGCCCGAAAGTGAATTTCAAGAAGAGAAAGGTCCATGTGGGGAGCTTCCACGGGCTGCCAGCTTGGAGCCAAAAACTAGTCCTACGGATGCAGGCGGAGGTACCTTTAGCGGGCTTCCAACCAGTGGAGCAGTGCAATCTGGATTACAATCCTCAACTTGGCTCTGCCATCGATCCTCACCTGGATGACTCATGGCTGTGGGGGGAACGTCTGGTCTCCATCAACCTGCTATCAGACACTATACTTTCTATGTCCCTGGAACAGGGTCTTCCAGAGGCGGGACTAGAAGAGGGGGTCCATGTCGCTGTGCACCTTCCTCGTAGAGCTTTAGTCATGTTATGTTGTGAGGCGCGGCATCGATGGAAACATGCTATTCACAGGAAGGACATCCACGAGCGCAGAGTTTGCAGCACCTTCAGAGAGCTTTCTGCAGAGTTCCTGCCTGGAGGTGCACACGCACAGCTGGGAGTTCAGCTGCTGGACATTGCTTTGAGTTTCCAGGGAAGTTCAGTGTAG